A single window of Malus sylvestris chromosome 5, drMalSylv7.2, whole genome shotgun sequence DNA harbors:
- the LOC126623738 gene encoding protein BEARSKIN2-like yields the protein MANSSSGGVPPGFRFHPTDEELLHYYLKKKVSFQKFDMEVIREVDLNKMEPWDLQERCRIGSTPQNEWYFFSHKDRKYPTGSRTNRATNAGFWKATGRDKCIRNTFKQIGMRKTLVFYRGRAPHGQKTDWIMHEYRLEDGDDPDGNLSSEDGWVICRVFKKKNLFKVANEGGSSSMNSSDHQQLKNTSSNSQLQARSFMHSHRDNQYLLRQQHHAAAQAFELNNNPSLHYAHLQPPPPYSLFQSQALIPTLAHKPLSAYDDYSSQHPSDDSPSHGMVKQLMTNPRDRESGSEGLRYQACEPVLEVGTCEPNHQLNTVAGGAGAAGGRDNNHDHQGMSEWAMLDRLVTSHDLGNDQDSSSKGAARYEDANAPSSVNQINPQHLSLRGEMDFWGYAK from the exons ATGGCTAATTCATCGAGTGGTGGTGTGCCTCCGGGATTCCGATTCCACCCCACGGACGAAGAGTTGCTTCACTATTATTTGAAGAAGAAGGTGTCCTTTCAGAAGTTTGACATGGAGGTCATTAGAGAGGTGGACTTGAATAAGATGGAACCTTGGGACTTGCAAG AGAGATGTAGGATTGGGTCAACTCCACAAAACGAGTGGTACTTTTTCAGCCACAAAGACAGGAAGTACCCAACAGGGTCGAGGACAAATAGGGCTACAAATGCTGGGTTTTGGAAGGCAACAGGGCGGGACAAATGCATCAGAAACACCTTCAAGCAGATTGGCATGAGAAAAACCCTTGTTTTCTACAGAGGCAGAGCTCCCCACGGCCAAAAGACTGACTGGATTATGCACGAGTACCGCCTCGAAGATGGCGATGATCCTGATGGAAACCTATCTAGT GAAGATGGGTGGGTGATCTGCAGGGTTTTCAAGAAGAAAAATTTATTCAAGGTTGCGAATGAAGGAGGAAGCTCTAGCATGAACTCTTCAGACCATCAGCAGCTCAAAAATACATCAAGCAACAGCCAATTGCAAGCTCGCTCCTTCATGCATAGCCACAGAGACAACCAGTACTTACTACGCCAACAACACCATGCAGCAGCCCAAGCATTCGAGCTAAACAACAACCCAAGCCTTCACTACGCCCACCTGCAGCCACCCCCTCCCTACTCTCTTTTCCAATCCCAAGCCCTTATCCCCACCCTCGCCCACAAGCCCCTTTCCGCCTACGACGACTACTCATCCCAGCACCCCTCCGACGATTCACCTAGCCACGGCATGGTCAAGCAGCTCATGACAAACCCTAGAGACCGCGAAAGTGGCAGTGAGGGCCTCCGGTACCAAGCTTGTGAGCCAGTGTTAGAGGTTGGCACGTGCGAACCAAACCATCAACTGAATACGGTTGCAGGAGGAGCTGGAGCAGCTGGCGGAAGAGATAATAATCATGATCACCAGGGGATGAGTGAATGGGCTATGCTCGACCGCCTGGTTACTTCTCATGACCTTGGAAATGATCAAGATTCGTCGTCCAAAGGAGCAGCCAGGTATGAGGATGCAAATGCACCCTCTTCTGTCAACCAAATTAACCCCCAGCACCTCTCGTTGCGTGGAGAGATGGATTTTTGGGGCTATGCAAAATAA